Proteins encoded within one genomic window of Sphingomonas cannabina:
- a CDS encoding flagellin N-terminal helical domain-containing protein, with protein MTVIGTNISALRAGNASAQANDALNVAMQRLSSGKRINSAKDDAAGLAIASSMTTQVRGMNQAIRNANDGISLAQTAEGALNEVGNMLQRIRELAVQSASGSYSADDRTNLDTEVQQLKTQITDILTDTKFNGVTLFGTGAADVDIQVGANAGETVTVGLSALTLTLGDVTTAANANTLLGDAATAGSVSAALKTVTDTRAKLGAVQSRLQSVVNNLTNNVTNLTDARSRIEDADFSAETTALAKAQILSQASTAMLAQANQSQQGVLQLLR; from the coding sequence ATGACTGTCATCGGTACCAACATTTCGGCGCTGCGCGCGGGGAACGCCTCCGCCCAGGCCAACGACGCGCTCAACGTCGCGATGCAGCGCCTGTCGAGCGGCAAGCGCATCAACTCGGCCAAGGACGACGCCGCCGGCCTCGCCATCGCCTCGTCGATGACCACGCAGGTCCGCGGCATGAACCAGGCGATCCGCAACGCCAACGACGGCATCTCGCTGGCGCAGACCGCGGAAGGCGCGCTGAACGAAGTCGGCAACATGCTGCAGCGCATCCGCGAGCTGGCGGTGCAGAGCGCCAGCGGCAGCTATTCGGCTGACGACCGCACCAACCTCGACACCGAGGTCCAGCAGCTCAAGACGCAGATCACCGACATTCTGACCGACACCAAGTTCAACGGCGTCACCCTGTTCGGCACCGGCGCTGCGGACGTTGACATCCAGGTCGGCGCCAATGCCGGCGAAACCGTGACCGTGGGCCTCTCGGCGCTGACGCTGACGCTGGGCGACGTGACGACCGCGGCGAATGCGAATACGCTGCTCGGCGATGCGGCGACCGCGGGTTCGGTCTCGGCCGCCCTCAAGACGGTCACCGACACCCGCGCCAAGCTCGGCGCCGTGCAGAGCCGCCTGCAGTCGGTGGTCAACAACCTGACCAACAACGTCACCAACCTGACCGACGCGCGCAGCCGCATCGAGGACGCCGATTTCTCGGCCGAGACGACGGCGCTCGCCAAGGCGCAGATCCTGAGCCAGGCCTCGACCGCGATGCTCGCCCAGGCGAACCAGAGCCAGCAGGGCGTCCTGCAGCTGCTGCGCTAA
- a CDS encoding sigma-54 interaction domain-containing protein has protein sequence MVSLFPSAAVIRQKYALVSGLRAQGFDIGSFETGRPTPGDLFLIADGETPPVPGRTLIVGDDGLKAIPFRDGNPARLSYGQDDSGLGAGFAAAMLRPGAPIAADPESLALYALAERIAQSDITVLVGGPTGTGKEVLARAIHLGSARAEGPFIAINCAALPETMLEAMLFGHVKGSFTGASSGGQGFFRAAHGGTLLLDEIAEMPLALQAKLLRALQEREVVPIGATEAEKVDVRVIACANRDLQTEVAAGRFRADLYYRLSVFPLATRALAERRGDIPALAAAMIVRHAGDRATLPWLSDEALDALLRHDWPGNVRELENVIQRALLLARGDRIEAGDIIFDRPAAPAPISFADDEPATLGKVVQMSEFAAIRETLAACGGSRTETARRLGISERTLRYRLAKAREQGEDIAQAHSQAISA, from the coding sequence ATGGTTTCACTTTTTCCATCCGCGGCGGTGATCCGCCAGAAATATGCGCTCGTCTCGGGCCTGCGTGCCCAGGGGTTCGACATCGGCTCGTTCGAGACCGGCCGGCCGACGCCGGGCGACCTGTTCCTGATCGCCGACGGCGAGACGCCGCCCGTTCCCGGCCGCACGCTGATCGTCGGCGACGACGGGCTCAAGGCGATCCCGTTCCGCGACGGCAATCCCGCGCGGCTGAGCTACGGCCAGGACGACAGCGGCCTCGGCGCCGGCTTCGCCGCGGCGATGCTGCGGCCCGGTGCCCCGATCGCCGCCGATCCCGAGAGCCTGGCGCTCTACGCGCTCGCCGAGCGCATCGCCCAATCCGACATCACCGTGCTGGTCGGCGGCCCGACCGGCACCGGCAAGGAAGTCCTCGCCCGCGCGATCCACCTGGGCAGCGCACGCGCCGAGGGGCCGTTCATCGCGATCAACTGTGCCGCGCTGCCCGAGACGATGCTCGAGGCGATGCTGTTCGGCCATGTGAAGGGATCGTTCACCGGCGCTAGCTCGGGCGGCCAGGGCTTCTTCCGGGCCGCACATGGCGGCACCCTGCTGCTCGACGAGATCGCCGAAATGCCGCTCGCGCTCCAGGCCAAGCTGCTACGCGCGCTGCAGGAGCGCGAGGTGGTGCCGATCGGCGCGACCGAGGCGGAGAAGGTCGATGTCCGCGTGATCGCCTGCGCCAACCGCGACCTCCAGACCGAGGTCGCCGCCGGGCGCTTCCGTGCCGACCTCTACTATCGCCTCTCGGTGTTCCCGCTCGCCACCCGCGCGCTCGCCGAGCGCCGCGGCGACATCCCCGCGCTCGCCGCGGCGATGATCGTCCGTCATGCCGGCGACCGTGCGACGCTGCCGTGGCTGAGCGACGAGGCGCTGGACGCGCTGCTCCGCCACGACTGGCCGGGCAACGTCCGTGAGCTCGAGAACGTCATCCAGCGCGCGCTGCTGCTGGCACGCGGCGACCGGATCGAGGCCGGCGACATCATCTTCGACCGTCCGGCCGCGCCGGCGCCGATCAGCTTCGCCGACGACGAACCCGCCACGCTCGGCAAGGTCGTGCAGATGAGCGAGTTCGCCGCGATCCGCGAGACGCTGGCGGCGTGCGGCGGCAGCCGTACTGAAACGGCGCGGCGGCTCGGCATCTCCGAGCGCACGCTGCGCTACCGCCTCGCCAAGGCTCGCGAGCAGGGT
- a CDS encoding ArsR/SmtB family transcription factor, with translation MKDGPSIAAVAALIGDPARANMLTALMDGRALTVSELGDAAGVALPTASEHLARLSAAGLVAAEKQGRHRYYRLSGADVADVLESLMGLAQRTGATRVRPGPRDAALREARVCYDHLAGARAVALAEALVSRGLISAGETPRLTDDGHGFLAALGIEPGKGSRRPLCRTCLDWSERRHHLAGRLGAAILDHVIAKGWARRGEGRVVSFTPQGAAAFDAAFGL, from the coding sequence ATGAAGGACGGGCCGAGCATCGCCGCCGTCGCCGCGCTGATCGGCGATCCCGCGCGGGCCAACATGCTGACCGCGCTGATGGACGGGCGCGCGCTCACCGTCAGCGAGCTGGGCGACGCGGCCGGCGTGGCGCTGCCGACCGCGAGCGAGCATCTCGCGCGACTGTCCGCGGCGGGGCTCGTCGCCGCCGAGAAGCAGGGGCGTCACCGCTATTATCGCCTGTCCGGCGCCGATGTCGCCGACGTGCTCGAGTCGCTGATGGGCCTCGCCCAGCGCACCGGTGCGACCCGGGTGCGGCCGGGACCGCGCGATGCGGCGCTCAGGGAGGCGCGAGTCTGCTACGATCACCTCGCCGGTGCGCGCGCCGTCGCGCTGGCCGAAGCCCTGGTCTCGCGCGGGTTGATCTCCGCCGGCGAGACGCCTCGGCTGACCGATGACGGCCATGGTTTCCTGGCCGCGCTCGGCATCGAGCCAGGCAAGGGATCGCGGCGTCCGCTCTGCCGCACCTGTCTCGACTGGAGCGAGCGGCGGCACCACCTCGCCGGACGGCTCGGCGCCGCCATCCTCGATCATGTGATCGCCAAGGGGTGGGCGCGGCGCGGCGAGGGGCGGGTAGTCAGCTTCACGCCGCAGGGCGCCGCCGCCTTCGACGCCGCCTTCGGCCTATGA